One Erythrobacter sp. SDW2 genomic region harbors:
- a CDS encoding NAD(P)/FAD-dependent oxidoreductase, with translation MDHADICIVGAGHGGAQAAIALRQKGFEGTIALVTRELDTPYERPPLSKEYLAGEKSFERIMIRPEAFWADKGIALQRGRSVVKVDPQGHSLTFADGSSMTYGKLIWAAGGDARRLSCEGGDLGGVHTIRDRPDIERLKAELDGGAKQVVVIGGGYIGLEAAAVLRKFGCEVTVVEALDRVLSRVAGEDLSTFYQDAHRAEGVSFRLSAKVEAIEGMDGHVTGVRLEDLEVLPADMVIVGIGIIPSIGPLIGAGAAGSNGVDVDEFCRTSLEDVYAVGDCAAHANGFADGAVIRLESVQNANDMATTAVLDILGQPKPYVATPWFWSNQYDLKLQTVGISVDYDRTVLRGDPAERSFSVVYLRGGKVIALDCVNRTKDYVQGRKLVEAHARIDPEALANAEVQLKELL, from the coding sequence ATGGATCACGCCGATATCTGCATTGTCGGGGCCGGGCATGGCGGTGCACAAGCCGCCATTGCGCTGCGCCAGAAAGGCTTCGAAGGGACCATCGCGCTGGTTACGCGCGAGCTCGATACGCCCTACGAACGGCCGCCGCTGTCGAAGGAATATCTCGCCGGCGAGAAGAGCTTCGAGCGGATCATGATCCGCCCCGAAGCCTTCTGGGCGGACAAGGGGATCGCGTTGCAGCGCGGGCGGAGCGTGGTGAAGGTTGACCCCCAGGGCCACAGCCTGACCTTCGCCGACGGAAGCTCGATGACCTATGGCAAGCTGATCTGGGCCGCCGGCGGCGATGCGCGACGGCTGTCATGCGAAGGCGGCGATCTCGGCGGCGTCCACACCATTCGCGACCGGCCCGACATCGAGCGACTCAAGGCCGAACTCGACGGCGGTGCGAAGCAGGTGGTGGTGATCGGCGGGGGCTATATCGGGCTTGAAGCCGCGGCCGTGCTGCGCAAGTTCGGCTGCGAAGTGACCGTTGTCGAGGCGCTCGACCGGGTTCTGTCACGGGTGGCAGGGGAAGATCTTTCCACTTTTTACCAGGACGCGCATCGCGCCGAAGGGGTCTCGTTCCGCCTCTCCGCGAAGGTCGAGGCGATCGAGGGAATGGACGGACATGTCACCGGCGTCCGCTTGGAGGATCTCGAAGTGCTGCCCGCCGACATGGTGATTGTGGGTATCGGCATCATCCCCTCGATCGGGCCGCTGATCGGTGCCGGTGCCGCCGGATCGAACGGTGTCGATGTCGACGAATTCTGCCGCACTTCGCTGGAGGATGTCTATGCCGTCGGCGATTGCGCGGCGCATGCCAATGGCTTTGCCGATGGCGCGGTGATCCGGCTGGAATCGGTCCAGAACGCCAACGACATGGCGACCACCGCCGTGCTCGATATCCTGGGTCAGCCGAAGCCCTATGTGGCGACGCCGTGGTTCTGGTCGAACCAGTATGACCTGAAGCTCCAGACCGTCGGCATCTCGGTTGATTACGACCGGACCGTGCTGCGCGGCGATCCGGCAGAGCGTAGTTTCTCGGTGGTCTATCTCAGGGGTGGCAAGGTCATCGCACTCGACTGCGTCAACCGGACCAAGGACTACGTGCAGGGCCGCAAGCTGGTCGAGGCGCATGCACGTATCGATCCAGAAGCATTGGCCAATGCCGAAGTCCAGCTCAAGGAGCTGCTCTGA
- a CDS encoding CaiB/BaiF CoA-transferase family protein, translated as MIAAGDGRPMYEGLKVVDMTSVVFGPYATQILADLGAEVVKIEGPTGDAYRYGAKPARTAGMGPGFIALNRGKKSVTLDLKDEADKAVMRDLLADADVFIHNVRAGPVERLGFGYEAVKALNPGIVYVHCVGFGSGGPYGGLQAYDDVIQAATGTASLLPRVDGDPRYRYLPSLIADKVAGLHAAYATMAAITHRLRTGEGQFVEVPMLESFASFMLKEHLDGKTFDPPNADAGYARQVDPDRQPFPTKDGWISIVPYTLPQFPRVVALLGDPELASEERFKDNRGIAGATAELYQRMAQLTLTKTTAEWLDVLRPHNVPCMPATDINDVIDDPHLNAVGFFERSEHPSEGSLHQMREPSSFSGWAPEPMGHAPLPGEHTEAFRKR; from the coding sequence ATGATCGCTGCGGGGGACGGCAGGCCCATGTACGAAGGGCTCAAGGTCGTGGACATGACCAGCGTCGTGTTCGGTCCCTATGCGACGCAGATCCTCGCCGATCTCGGGGCCGAGGTGGTCAAGATCGAAGGCCCGACCGGCGATGCCTATCGCTATGGTGCCAAGCCGGCCCGCACTGCGGGCATGGGTCCCGGCTTCATCGCGCTCAACCGGGGCAAGAAGTCGGTCACGCTCGATCTCAAGGACGAAGCCGACAAGGCGGTGATGCGTGACCTGCTCGCCGATGCCGATGTCTTCATTCACAACGTTCGTGCCGGGCCAGTCGAAAGGCTCGGGTTCGGCTACGAGGCGGTGAAGGCACTCAACCCCGGCATCGTCTACGTCCATTGCGTCGGCTTCGGCTCGGGCGGGCCTTATGGCGGCTTGCAGGCCTATGACGACGTGATCCAGGCAGCGACCGGCACCGCTTCGCTGCTGCCGCGCGTCGATGGCGACCCGCGCTATCGCTACCTGCCCTCGCTGATCGCCGACAAGGTGGCGGGGCTCCACGCCGCCTATGCCACCATGGCCGCGATCACCCACCGCCTGCGCACCGGCGAGGGGCAATTTGTCGAAGTGCCGATGCTGGAAAGCTTCGCCAGCTTCATGCTGAAAGAGCATCTTGACGGAAAGACCTTCGATCCGCCTAACGCCGACGCAGGCTACGCGCGTCAGGTCGATCCCGATCGCCAGCCCTTCCCGACGAAGGACGGCTGGATCAGTATCGTGCCCTATACCTTGCCGCAGTTTCCCCGCGTCGTGGCACTGCTGGGCGATCCGGAGCTGGCGAGCGAGGAGCGGTTCAAGGACAACCGCGGCATCGCCGGGGCGACGGCCGAACTTTACCAGCGGATGGCGCAGCTGACCCTGACGAAGACCACCGCGGAATGGTTGGACGTGCTGCGCCCGCACAATGTGCCGTGCATGCCGGCGACCGATATCAACGATGTCATCGATGATCCCCATCTGAACGCGGTCGGGTTTTTCGAGCGATCCGAGCATCCGAGCGAAGGCTCGCTTCACCAGATGCGCGAGCCGTCGAGCTTCAGTGGCTGGGCACCCGAGCCGATGGGTCATGCCCCGCTGCCGGGCGAGCACACGGAGGCGTTCAGGAAACGCTGA
- the queG gene encoding tRNA epoxyqueuosine(34) reductase QueG has product MAEARRLGFAAIGFAAAQDDPVRSARLREWLDAGYHGTMGWMEDRAEVRQGPQSMWPEARSVIALGMSYAPEVDPLDDREAKISVYAQGRDYHDVVKKALKALARWLVAEVPGTELKVFVDTAPVMEKPLGQMAGLGWQGKHTNLVSREHGSWLFLGCIYCTLEFAPDSPHDDRCGSCNACQVACPTEAFPAPYKLDARRCISYLTIEHAGPIPHEFREAMGSRIYGCDDCLAVCPWNKFADTAARHMAFAARPELVAPRLADLLALDDAGFRALFSGSPIKRIGRNRFVRNCLIAAGNSADTGLSEQVGGLRGDPDPVVAEAAAWAFARLSVS; this is encoded by the coding sequence GTGGCCGAAGCCCGGCGGCTGGGCTTTGCGGCTATCGGCTTTGCCGCGGCGCAGGACGATCCGGTCCGGTCGGCGCGGCTGCGCGAATGGCTCGATGCCGGCTATCACGGTACGATGGGCTGGATGGAAGACCGCGCCGAAGTGCGGCAGGGCCCGCAATCGATGTGGCCCGAAGCCCGTAGCGTGATCGCGTTGGGGATGAGCTACGCGCCAGAAGTCGATCCGCTGGATGATCGGGAGGCGAAAATCTCGGTCTACGCCCAGGGCCGCGATTATCACGACGTGGTCAAGAAGGCATTGAAGGCGCTGGCCCGCTGGCTGGTGGCGGAGGTGCCGGGGACCGAGCTCAAGGTCTTCGTCGATACCGCCCCGGTGATGGAGAAGCCGCTGGGGCAAATGGCCGGTCTGGGCTGGCAGGGCAAGCACACCAATCTCGTCAGCCGCGAGCATGGCAGCTGGCTGTTCCTCGGTTGCATCTATTGTACGCTCGAATTCGCGCCGGATTCGCCGCATGATGATCGCTGCGGTTCGTGCAATGCGTGCCAGGTCGCCTGCCCGACGGAGGCTTTCCCGGCACCCTACAAGCTCGATGCGCGGCGATGTATTTCCTATCTCACCATCGAGCACGCAGGCCCGATTCCGCACGAATTCCGCGAGGCGATGGGGAGCCGCATCTACGGCTGCGACGATTGTCTTGCCGTCTGTCCGTGGAACAAGTTCGCCGACACTGCGGCGCGGCACATGGCTTTCGCCGCGCGTCCCGAACTGGTCGCTCCCCGACTGGCGGATCTCCTCGCGCTCGACGACGCGGGCTTCCGCGCGCTTTTCTCCGGCTCACCGATCAAGCGGATCGGACGCAACCGCTTCGTCCGCAACTGCCTGATTGCGGCCGGGAATAGCGCGGATACCGGCCTGTCGGAGCAAGTGGGCGGGCTGCGCGGCGATCCCGATCCGGTCGTGGCCGAGGCCGCCGCCTGGGCCTTCGCTCGCCTCAGCGTTTCCTGA
- a CDS encoding ABC transporter ATP-binding protein, whose protein sequence is MDATTSVASRPLAIEARGLVKRFDGQLAVDGVDISVPEGAIYGILGPNGAGKTTTLRMLLGIIDPDEGVRRVFGHDRPHEIGRLIGYLPEERGLYPSMKAYEAIGFLGALRGMKRSEARERGKELLEGHGLGHAIDKQIRQLSKGMAQTVQLLGTLVHKPRLVVLDEPFSGLDAINQGKLEQLIRSLADEGTTVIFSTHVIHHAERLCDDVAIIAGGKVPYAGSVEAARDRIPAQVRLETKAREGRWRSALPADARQVGDFWNFSLPDTGIEPLLKALIEGEAGILSLSIERAGLHDAFVHIAGEAAARALELEKEDAR, encoded by the coding sequence ATGGATGCAACGACATCGGTCGCATCGCGCCCCCTGGCAATCGAGGCACGGGGCCTGGTCAAGCGGTTCGACGGGCAGCTGGCGGTCGACGGGGTCGATATCTCCGTCCCGGAAGGCGCGATCTACGGCATCCTCGGCCCCAATGGCGCGGGCAAGACCACCACGCTGCGCATGCTGCTTGGCATCATCGATCCCGACGAGGGCGTGCGCCGGGTGTTCGGGCATGACCGGCCGCACGAGATCGGCCGCCTGATCGGCTACCTGCCGGAAGAGCGCGGGCTCTACCCGTCGATGAAGGCCTATGAAGCGATCGGCTTCCTCGGCGCGCTGCGCGGGATGAAGCGTTCCGAAGCGCGCGAACGGGGCAAGGAACTGCTCGAGGGCCATGGCCTTGGCCATGCCATCGACAAGCAGATCCGCCAGCTTTCGAAAGGCATGGCGCAGACCGTCCAGCTGCTCGGCACGCTGGTGCACAAGCCGAGGCTGGTGGTGCTGGACGAACCCTTCAGCGGGCTCGACGCGATCAACCAGGGCAAGCTCGAACAGCTGATCCGCAGCCTCGCCGACGAGGGCACCACGGTGATCTTCTCGACCCATGTCATCCACCATGCCGAGCGGCTGTGCGACGATGTCGCGATCATTGCCGGGGGCAAGGTGCCCTATGCCGGCAGTGTCGAGGCGGCGCGCGACCGGATCCCGGCGCAGGTCCGGCTGGAGACCAAGGCCCGCGAAGGTCGTTGGCGCAGCGCGCTGCCCGCAGACGCGCGGCAAGTCGGCGATTTCTGGAACTTCTCGTTGCCGGATACCGGGATCGAGCCGCTGCTCAAGGCGCTGATCGAAGGCGAGGCGGGCATCCTCTCGCTTTCGATCGAGCGGGCGGGCCTGCACGACGCCTTCGTCCATATCGCCGGAGAAGCCGCCGCGAGGGCGCTGGAGCTGGAAAAGGAGGATGCGCGATGA
- a CDS encoding ABC transporter permease: MTATPTSRLSLMSAALVVARRDFFAILLSRAFLFFLLGPLFPVLVGGLAGGIGSQVKSEVANPELAVLLAPAERDAIVAAHEALGAQLGGSLPPLVALDDPPTTDPKAILAEKRGNIAAVLSGSLQQPVLTGPENQLERMRGKAALLAATALGNAPSTFPDITTWTVTTSGANERSGRMVTAQAGQMLLFLLTMLLAGMVLSNLVEEKGNKIIEILAASIPMDAVFFGKLFAMLAVSFVGITVWGLAVGAIFMFGGFNMQSLPAPAVGWPVFIALGIAYFAMAYLLLGSIFLTIGSQAKTVREVQTLSMPATMMQLVVFFAASFAVGQQGSAFEWGAAIFPFSSPFAMLARAALQEGVMQHVIALAWQGLAVAVMVRLGASLFRKRVMQSGSGGKARRGMFRRKTSAA; encoded by the coding sequence ATGACTGCAACGCCCACCTCGCGCCTGTCGCTCATGTCCGCCGCACTGGTGGTTGCCCGGCGCGATTTCTTTGCCATCCTGCTCAGCCGCGCTTTCCTGTTCTTCCTGCTCGGCCCGCTGTTCCCGGTTCTCGTCGGCGGCCTGGCCGGGGGCATCGGCAGCCAGGTCAAGAGCGAGGTCGCCAATCCCGAGCTGGCGGTGCTGCTCGCTCCGGCAGAGCGTGATGCGATCGTCGCCGCGCATGAGGCGCTGGGTGCGCAGCTGGGTGGCAGCCTGCCGCCGCTGGTCGCGCTGGACGATCCTCCGACGACCGATCCCAAGGCGATCCTGGCCGAGAAGCGCGGCAATATCGCCGCGGTCCTCTCGGGTTCGCTGCAGCAACCGGTGCTGACCGGCCCCGAGAACCAGCTCGAGCGGATGCGCGGCAAGGCCGCCCTGCTGGCCGCAACCGCGCTCGGCAATGCGCCCAGCACCTTCCCGGATATCACCACTTGGACCGTGACCACCAGCGGCGCCAACGAACGTTCGGGCCGGATGGTCACCGCGCAGGCCGGGCAGATGCTGCTGTTCCTGCTGACCATGTTGCTGGCCGGCATGGTGCTGTCCAACCTGGTCGAGGAGAAGGGCAACAAGATCATCGAGATCCTCGCCGCTTCGATCCCGATGGACGCGGTGTTCTTCGGCAAGCTGTTCGCCATGCTGGCGGTGTCCTTTGTCGGCATCACGGTCTGGGGCCTCGCGGTCGGGGCGATCTTTATGTTCGGCGGCTTCAACATGCAGAGCCTTCCGGCCCCTGCGGTCGGCTGGCCGGTGTTCATCGCGCTCGGCATCGCCTATTTCGCCATGGCCTATCTGCTGCTCGGCTCGATCTTCCTCACCATCGGTTCGCAGGCCAAGACCGTGCGCGAGGTTCAGACGCTGTCGATGCCCGCCACCATGATGCAGCTGGTGGTGTTCTTTGCCGCCAGTTTTGCGGTCGGCCAGCAGGGCAGCGCGTTCGAGTGGGGCGCAGCGATCTTCCCCTTCAGTTCGCCCTTTGCCATGCTTGCCCGCGCCGCCTTGCAGGAAGGCGTGATGCAGCATGTTATCGCGCTGGCGTGGCAAGGGCTGGCCGTGGCCGTGATGGTCAGGCTGGGCGCCAGCCTGTTCCGCAAGCGGGTGATGCAGTCGGGCAGCGGCGGCAAGGCCAGGCGCGGAATGTTCCGCCGCAAGACCAGCGCCGCCTGA
- a CDS encoding cytochrome P450, with amino-acid sequence MATLAPQRPECRTSPTAYEALKEHLAAHPEDRLEHPHKWDVSRSDIYYNNSWHPIFREMREAGPLHYIPESPFGPYWAVVGHKAIQHIEALPETFSSSWEHGGITILNRLDDEQLAEMGRERRELPMFIAMDRPQHTGQRRTVAPKFTPSGMAEMEGEIRQRTGELLDTLPRGEVFDWVDKVSIELTTGMLAILFGFPWEDRRLLTYWSDWSGDTELATVRELDEMRWGILQEMGAYFQSLWIERTHDKEPGDDLISMMIHSPAMNQMSPQEFMGNLVLLIVGGNDTTRNSMSGFVYQLDKNPDQRKLFEQNPDIIPNAVQEMLRMQTPLAHMRRTCTEDTEVFGQTIRKGDKVILWYISANRDEEVFENPDKLDLARENARRHIAFGYGIHRCVGARLAELQLRILLEEMHKRRIRVHVAGDIERVRANFVHGFRKLEVEVTTF; translated from the coding sequence ATGGCAACCCTGGCCCCGCAGCGCCCCGAATGCCGCACTTCCCCGACAGCCTATGAAGCGCTCAAGGAACATCTTGCAGCGCACCCCGAAGACCGGCTGGAGCATCCGCACAAGTGGGACGTCAGCCGCAGCGACATCTATTACAACAACAGCTGGCATCCGATCTTCAGGGAGATGCGCGAAGCCGGCCCGCTGCACTATATCCCGGAAAGCCCCTTCGGCCCCTATTGGGCGGTGGTCGGCCACAAGGCGATCCAGCACATCGAGGCCTTGCCGGAGACGTTCTCGTCGAGCTGGGAGCATGGCGGGATCACCATCCTCAACCGGCTCGATGACGAGCAGCTGGCCGAGATGGGCCGCGAACGGCGCGAGCTGCCGATGTTCATCGCCATGGACCGGCCGCAGCACACCGGCCAGCGGCGGACCGTGGCGCCCAAGTTCACCCCCAGCGGCATGGCCGAGATGGAAGGCGAGATCCGCCAGCGCACCGGCGAACTGCTCGATACCCTGCCGCGCGGCGAAGTGTTCGACTGGGTCGACAAGGTCTCGATCGAGCTGACCACCGGCATGCTGGCGATCCTGTTCGGCTTCCCGTGGGAAGACCGCCGCCTGTTGACCTACTGGTCCGACTGGTCGGGCGATACCGAGCTCGCCACCGTGCGCGAGCTTGACGAGATGCGCTGGGGCATCCTCCAGGAAATGGGGGCCTATTTCCAGTCGCTCTGGATCGAGCGGACCCATGACAAGGAGCCGGGCGACGATCTCATTTCGATGATGATCCATTCGCCGGCGATGAACCAGATGAGCCCGCAGGAATTCATGGGCAATCTGGTGCTGCTGATCGTCGGCGGCAACGACACCACCCGCAATTCGATGAGCGGCTTCGTCTACCAGCTCGACAAGAACCCCGACCAGCGCAAGCTGTTCGAGCAGAATCCCGATATCATTCCCAACGCGGTGCAGGAGATGCTGCGGATGCAGACTCCGCTGGCGCATATGCGCCGGACCTGCACCGAGGATACCGAAGTGTTCGGCCAGACCATCAGGAAGGGCGACAAGGTCATCCTGTGGTACATCTCGGCCAACCGCGACGAGGAAGTGTTCGAGAACCCCGACAAGCTCGACCTGGCGCGCGAGAATGCCCGGCGTCACATCGCCTTCGGCTATGGCATCCACCGCTGCGTGGGCGCGCGGCTGGCCGAATTGCAGCTGCGCATCCTGCTGGAAGAAATGCACAAGCGGCGGATCAGGGTGCATGTTGCAGGCGATATCGAACGCGTGCGGGCCAACTTCGTCCACGGCTTCCGCAAACTCGAAGTCGAGGTGACGACCTTCTGA
- the msrB gene encoding peptide-methionine (R)-S-oxide reductase MsrB, with amino-acid sequence MAASLDRRGLLGWIGAGASFLALAACGSDPAEARSFPISKSDAQWRKQLTSAQYAVLRQEATERPYSSPLDKEKRAGVFHCAGCNNAVYSSKHKFDSGTGWPSFWQAVDRGAVGTSTDYKIGYPRTEVHCADCGGHLGHIFDDGPKPTGKRHCINGVALKFRPA; translated from the coding sequence ATGGCAGCATCACTCGATCGTCGCGGCCTGCTCGGCTGGATTGGCGCAGGCGCATCGTTCCTGGCGCTGGCGGCCTGCGGGTCCGACCCGGCCGAAGCCAGGAGCTTCCCGATCAGCAAGTCCGACGCGCAATGGCGCAAGCAGCTGACCAGCGCGCAATATGCGGTGCTGCGGCAGGAAGCGACCGAGCGGCCCTATTCTTCGCCGCTCGACAAGGAAAAGCGTGCCGGGGTGTTCCACTGCGCCGGCTGCAACAATGCGGTCTATTCCTCGAAGCACAAGTTCGACAGCGGCACCGGCTGGCCCAGCTTCTGGCAGGCGGTCGACAGGGGCGCGGTCGGGACTTCGACCGATTACAAGATCGGCTATCCGCGCACCGAAGTGCACTGCGCCGATTGCGGCGGGCATCTGGGTCATATCTTCGACGACGGGCCCAAGCCCACCGGCAAGCGTCACTGCATCAACGGCGTGGCGCTGAAGTTCCGGCCGGCCTGA
- a CDS encoding GtrA family protein, whose translation MAGKLTSLVERLRDRIFVLYVLASVCALAVDVGSFLALMAAGISATLASAIGYSLGIVSHWLLSSRTVFTGRVADRGTTDRTRQKALFVGSALAGLALTTAIVGAGELSGIDPRAAKLVAIGASFLLTWVLRSRIVFRTEG comes from the coding sequence ATGGCCGGTAAGCTGACTTCGCTCGTCGAGCGCCTGCGCGACCGGATCTTCGTGCTCTATGTGCTGGCCAGCGTGTGCGCGCTGGCGGTCGATGTAGGGAGTTTCCTCGCCCTGATGGCTGCCGGGATCTCGGCCACGCTGGCCTCGGCGATCGGTTACTCGCTGGGTATCGTGTCGCACTGGCTGCTGTCGAGCCGTACCGTATTCACCGGCCGCGTGGCCGATCGCGGGACGACCGACCGCACCAGGCAGAAGGCGCTGTTCGTAGGTTCGGCCCTGGCGGGTCTCGCACTGACCACCGCCATTGTCGGGGCGGGCGAGCTTTCGGGCATCGATCCGCGTGCGGCCAAACTGGTGGCCATCGGCGCCAGCTTCCTGCTGACCTGGGTCCTGCGCAGCCGCATCGTGTTCCGCACCGAGGGCTGA
- a CDS encoding sulfatase-like hydrolase/transferase, with translation MGVLTFNDEFQTAKKPKQLDISPAEWRQFANWALVWLGIANIAFVALWFVGAPPRAHPIMVAGLVGLLVRKLPTVVQFLAFLGSLMFSTLHFIAGTFNLNILSLFHSIKFMAELQPTGSIEYQLVALLGVAMCIGAWFAVRRDSAFGNWRLLVLAAICVLALANVDKWMGEGMRGHYKRVAVAGAPFESAMSFTGAEQTAIAGKRNLAIIMVESLGVPAGNAEMEQLLFKAFDDPAIRERFSATRGTTLYYNSTTAGEVREMCGRWGDYQEIVEAGGDRNCLPARMKRAGYSTHAFHSFNGSFFERDTWYPGIGFDESRFRDRLMADGAEECGGVFPGACDRDIPAQLARQLKQGGKPQLVYWLTVNSHLPVPTGANLEVENCERISPELAREFPMICRQFALWDAWEKALVKELQADDFPPTDFLIVGDHMPPYFDRRHRVQFAPDRVPYLYLKWRGDAPRAASNGR, from the coding sequence ATGGGGGTTCTTACTTTCAACGACGAGTTCCAGACTGCCAAGAAGCCGAAGCAGCTGGATATTTCACCTGCCGAATGGCGCCAGTTCGCCAATTGGGCGCTGGTCTGGCTCGGCATCGCCAACATTGCCTTTGTCGCATTGTGGTTCGTCGGGGCGCCTCCGCGCGCGCACCCGATCATGGTGGCCGGTCTGGTCGGCTTGCTGGTCCGCAAGCTGCCGACGGTCGTGCAGTTCCTGGCGTTCCTTGGGTCCTTGATGTTCTCGACCCTGCATTTCATCGCCGGCACCTTCAATCTCAACATCCTCTCGCTGTTCCATTCCATCAAGTTCATGGCGGAGCTGCAGCCGACCGGGTCGATCGAGTACCAGCTCGTAGCGCTGCTCGGGGTGGCGATGTGCATCGGTGCCTGGTTTGCCGTTCGCCGCGACAGCGCTTTCGGCAACTGGCGCCTTTTGGTGCTGGCGGCGATCTGTGTCCTCGCACTGGCCAATGTCGACAAGTGGATGGGCGAGGGTATGCGCGGCCACTACAAGCGGGTGGCGGTGGCAGGCGCTCCGTTCGAATCGGCCATGAGCTTCACCGGTGCCGAACAGACTGCCATTGCCGGCAAGCGCAATCTTGCCATCATCATGGTCGAATCGCTCGGGGTTCCGGCCGGCAACGCCGAGATGGAGCAATTGCTGTTCAAGGCGTTTGACGATCCCGCAATCCGCGAACGGTTTTCCGCCACCCGGGGAACCACGCTCTATTACAACTCCACCACCGCCGGCGAAGTCCGCGAAATGTGCGGTCGATGGGGCGATTACCAGGAAATCGTCGAAGCCGGGGGCGACAGGAACTGTCTCCCCGCCCGAATGAAGCGGGCCGGTTATTCGACCCATGCATTCCACAGCTTCAACGGGTCCTTCTTCGAACGCGACACCTGGTATCCCGGCATCGGCTTCGACGAAAGCCGCTTTCGCGACCGCCTGATGGCGGATGGCGCCGAGGAATGCGGCGGGGTGTTTCCCGGGGCGTGCGATCGCGATATCCCGGCGCAGCTCGCCAGGCAGCTGAAGCAGGGCGGCAAGCCGCAGCTGGTCTACTGGCTTACCGTCAATTCGCACCTGCCGGTGCCTACAGGCGCCAATCTCGAGGTCGAAAATTGCGAACGCATTTCACCGGAGCTGGCCAGGGAGTTCCCGATGATCTGCCGCCAGTTCGCCCTTTGGGACGCTTGGGAGAAAGCCCTCGTCAAGGAGTTGCAGGCCGATGATTTCCCGCCGACCGACTTCCTGATCGTGGGCGACCATATGCCGCCGTATTTCGACCGCCGCCACCGCGTCCAGTTCGCGCCGGACCGGGTGCCCTACCTCTACCTCAAATGGCGGGGCGATGCACCCCGGGCGGCGAGCAATGGCCGGTAA